Proteins encoded in a region of the Streptomyces sp. NBC_01298 genome:
- the rimO gene encoding 30S ribosomal protein S12 methylthiotransferase RimO, which produces MPERRTVALVTLGCARNEVDSEELAGRLAADGWELVEDAADADVAVVNTCGFVEAAKKDSVDALLEANDLKDHGRTQAVVAVGCMAERYGKELAEALPEADGVLGFDDYADISDRLQTILNGGVHASHTPRDRRKLLPISPAERQDAEVALPGHAQSTPAEEPAAAPADLPDGLAPASGPRAPLRRRLDKSPVASVKLASGCDRRCSFCAIPSFRGSFISRRPSDVLGETRWLAEQGVKEIMLVSENNTSYGKDLGDIRLLETLLPELAEVDGIERVRVSYLQPAEMRPGLIDVLTSTPKVVPYFDLSFQHSAPDVLRSMRRFGDTDRFLELLDTIRSKAPTAGVRSNFIVGFPGETESDFAELERFLTSARLDAIGVFGYSDEDGTEAVTYENKLDADTIAERLAHMQRLAEELTSQRAEERIGETLEVLVETVVPIDEAEDGEGAYGRAAHQAPETDGQVVFTDGAGLVVGRIVTAKVVGTLGVDLVAEPLGVDLEEAAG; this is translated from the coding sequence ATGCCCGAACGCCGTACCGTCGCCCTTGTCACTCTTGGCTGCGCCCGTAACGAGGTGGACTCGGAGGAGCTCGCAGGCCGCTTGGCGGCGGATGGCTGGGAGCTCGTCGAGGACGCCGCCGATGCGGACGTAGCCGTCGTCAACACCTGCGGCTTCGTCGAAGCCGCCAAGAAGGACTCCGTAGACGCCCTGCTGGAGGCCAACGATCTCAAGGATCACGGCCGCACGCAGGCCGTCGTAGCCGTCGGCTGTATGGCCGAGCGCTACGGCAAGGAACTTGCCGAAGCGCTCCCCGAGGCCGACGGAGTACTCGGCTTCGACGACTACGCCGACATCTCCGACCGCCTCCAGACCATCCTCAACGGCGGCGTCCACGCCTCCCACACCCCGCGCGACCGGCGCAAGCTGCTGCCGATCAGCCCGGCGGAGCGCCAGGACGCCGAGGTGGCCCTCCCGGGTCACGCGCAGTCGACGCCCGCCGAGGAGCCGGCAGCGGCTCCCGCCGACCTTCCGGACGGCCTCGCGCCCGCCTCCGGGCCGCGCGCGCCGCTGCGCCGCCGCCTGGACAAGAGCCCGGTCGCCTCGGTCAAGCTCGCCTCCGGCTGCGACCGGCGCTGTTCCTTCTGCGCCATCCCGTCCTTCCGCGGCTCCTTCATCTCCCGCCGCCCCAGCGACGTGCTGGGCGAGACGCGCTGGCTCGCGGAGCAGGGCGTCAAGGAGATCATGCTGGTCTCCGAGAACAACACCTCGTACGGCAAGGACCTGGGCGACATCCGCCTGCTGGAGACCCTGCTGCCCGAGCTGGCCGAGGTGGACGGCATCGAGCGCGTCCGCGTCAGCTACCTCCAGCCCGCCGAGATGCGGCCCGGGCTGATCGACGTACTCACCTCGACCCCCAAGGTCGTCCCGTACTTCGACCTCTCCTTCCAGCACTCGGCCCCCGACGTGCTGCGCTCCATGCGCCGCTTCGGTGACACCGACCGGTTCCTGGAACTGCTCGACACCATCCGTTCCAAGGCCCCGACGGCCGGCGTCCGGTCCAACTTCATCGTCGGCTTCCCCGGCGAGACGGAGTCGGACTTCGCCGAGCTGGAGCGCTTCCTGACCAGCGCGCGGCTCGACGCCATCGGCGTCTTCGGCTACTCCGACGAGGACGGCACCGAGGCCGTCACGTACGAGAACAAGCTGGACGCCGACACCATCGCCGAGCGCCTCGCCCACATGCAGCGCCTCGCCGAGGAGCTCACCTCGCAGCGCGCGGAGGAGCGGATCGGGGAGACGCTGGAGGTGCTCGTCGAGACGGTCGTCCCGATCGACGAGGCGGAGGACGGCGAGGGAGCCTACGGGCGCGCCGCCCACCAGGCGCCCGAGACCGACGGCCAGGTCGTCTTCACGGACGGCGCGGGCCTGGTCGTGGGACGCATCGTCACCGCGAAGGTGGTCGGCACCCTGGGCGTGGACCTGGTGGCGGAGCCCCTGGGTGTGGATCTTGAGGAGGCGGCCGGATGA
- a CDS encoding response regulator produces MVQKAKILLVDDRPENLLALEAILSALDQTLVRASSGEEALKALLTDDFAVILLDVQMPGMDGFETAAHIKRRERTRDIPIIFLTAINHGPHHTFRGYAAGAVDYISKPFDPWVLRAKVSVFVELYTKNCQLREQAALLRLQLEGGSSNGAVDGSKETAGLLAELSARLAAVEEQAEALTKQLGEESADPSVVATAAHLERKLTGLRRALDALEPGTGGGAPVLPAQG; encoded by the coding sequence ATGGTGCAGAAGGCCAAGATCCTCCTGGTCGACGACCGGCCGGAGAATCTGCTGGCGCTGGAGGCCATCCTCTCCGCGCTCGATCAGACACTGGTCCGGGCGTCGTCGGGGGAGGAAGCGCTCAAGGCGCTGCTGACGGACGACTTCGCGGTCATCCTGCTCGACGTGCAGATGCCGGGCATGGACGGGTTCGAGACGGCCGCGCACATCAAGCGGCGTGAGCGGACCCGGGACATCCCGATCATCTTCCTCACGGCGATCAACCACGGTCCGCACCACACCTTCCGCGGGTACGCGGCGGGCGCGGTGGACTACATCTCCAAGCCCTTCGACCCGTGGGTGCTGCGGGCCAAGGTTTCGGTGTTCGTCGAGCTGTATACGAAGAACTGCCAACTGCGCGAGCAGGCGGCGCTGCTGAGGCTCCAGCTGGAGGGCGGCAGCTCCAACGGTGCGGTGGACGGCTCCAAGGAGACGGCCGGCCTGCTGGCCGAGCTCTCCGCGCGGCTCGCCGCGGTGGAGGAGCAGGCGGAGGCGCTGACCAAGCAGCTCGGCGAAGAGTCGGCCGATCCCTCGGTGGTGGCCACCGCGGCCCACCTGGAACGCAAGCTCACCGGACTGCGGCGGGCGCTCGACGCGCTGGAGCCGGGAACCGGCGGCGGGGCTCCCGTGCTGCCCGCACAGGGCTGA
- a CDS encoding helix-turn-helix domain-containing protein, translating to MSIGNAKSPEDERPSTDDRSEDRLVERSVEEPSIGTALKKARIAAGLTVDEVSSTTRVRIPIVHAIESDDFSRCGGDVYARGHIRTLARAVRLDPEPLIESYDAAHGGRPAPTPAAPMFEAERIRPERQRPNWTAAMVAAIVAVIGFVGFTAFGGADDKTKRPVAEGSAAPKPAPTPNASKPSVQAPPAPTAPKPEPSDSAIAAAPKDLVTVVLTANDGESWISAKDHSGRLLFDGTLEQGQSKTFTDKESIDLVLGDAGVVKLFVNGKEIKDEFQPGQVERLTYTKDDPRQGQAQAG from the coding sequence GTGTCCATCGGCAACGCCAAATCCCCCGAAGATGAACGGCCTTCGACCGACGACCGGTCCGAGGACCGCCTCGTCGAACGTTCCGTCGAAGAGCCGTCGATCGGGACGGCCCTCAAGAAGGCCCGGATCGCCGCCGGGCTGACTGTCGACGAGGTCAGTTCCACCACCCGCGTGCGCATTCCGATCGTGCACGCGATCGAATCCGACGATTTCTCGCGCTGCGGCGGCGATGTCTATGCCCGCGGCCACATTCGTACGCTCGCCCGTGCCGTGCGCCTCGATCCGGAACCCCTGATCGAGTCGTACGACGCGGCCCACGGCGGCCGGCCGGCACCCACCCCCGCCGCGCCGATGTTCGAAGCCGAGCGGATCCGTCCCGAACGGCAGCGGCCCAACTGGACCGCCGCCATGGTCGCCGCCATCGTCGCCGTGATCGGCTTCGTCGGCTTCACGGCCTTCGGCGGCGCCGACGACAAGACCAAGCGGCCGGTGGCGGAAGGTTCCGCCGCGCCGAAGCCCGCACCCACTCCCAACGCGTCCAAGCCCTCGGTCCAGGCACCGCCGGCGCCTACGGCTCCCAAGCCGGAGCCTTCGGACAGTGCTATCGCCGCCGCGCCCAAGGACCTCGTCACGGTCGTCCTGACGGCCAACGACGGCGAGAGCTGGATCTCGGCCAAGGACCACAGTGGCCGGCTCCTCTTCGACGGCACCCTCGAACAGGGTCAGTCGAAGACGTTCACGGACAAGGAGTCCATCGACCTGGTGCTCGGCGACGCCGGGGTCGTGAAGCTCTTCGTGAACGGCAAGGAGATCAAGGACGAGTTCCAGCCCGGACAGGTGGAACGCCTCACATACACCAAGGACGACCCGCGTCAGGGCCAGGCCCAGGCGGGCTGA
- a CDS encoding FtsK/SpoIIIE family DNA translocase, which produces MASSTSGKGSQSTAGTAKGRTGRTTAPAKKAAPARKPPAKKAASAAKRGPVRKVAPKPAPSPTGGVLRLVRAFWLGIAHAVGAIFRGIGQGAKNLDPAHRKDGLALLLLALALIVAAGTWSNLSGPVGDLVTMLVTGAFGRLDLLVPVLLGVMAVRFIRHPEQADANGRIGIGLSALVVGVLGLVHIACGAPGRDEGTTAMQNAGGLIGWGASKPLIFTMGAPLAVPMLVLLTVFGLLVVTATPVNAIPQRLRSAGIRLGVIAPNEHDAEYAEHAESGDFPGSAAADRHDAERWRAHAGAAGPGDPADAAEEEALARRRRPRRAAGRPAMDRGMDAVDVAAAAAAALDGVVYGGMPPSPLVADLTQGISVEREGREGREGAEITAPVPAAREEGPAREEKPAAAASEGAAPPHDTTAAASGTLSVPDLTKAPPETQALPPRAEQLQLRGDITYSLPSLDLLEKGGPGKTRSAANDAVVASLTNVFMEFKVDAKVTGFTRGPTVTRYEVELGPAVKVERITALAKNIAYAVASPDVRIISPIPGKSAVGIEIPNTDREMVNLGDVLRLADAAEDDHPMLVALGKDVEGGYVMANLAKMPHVLVAGATGSGKSSCINCLITSVMVRATPEDVRMVLVDPKRVELTAYEGIPHLITPIITNPKRAAEALQWVVREMDLRYDDLAAFGYRHIDDFNKAIRDGKIKLPPGSERELSPYPYLLVIVDELADLMMVAPRDVEDSIVRITQLARAAGIHLVLATQRPSVDVVTGLIKANVPSRLAFATSSLADSRVILDQPGAEKLIGKGDGLFLPMGANKPVRLQGAFVTEDEIAGIVQHCKDQMAPVFRNDVTVGQKQKKEIDEEIGDDLDLLCQAAELVVSTQFGSTSMLQRKLRVGFAKAGRLMDLMESRGIVGPSEGSKARDVLLKADELDGVLAVIRGETPE; this is translated from the coding sequence ATGGCCTCAAGTACGTCCGGTAAGGGTTCCCAGAGCACGGCGGGCACCGCCAAGGGCCGCACCGGCCGTACGACGGCGCCGGCGAAGAAGGCTGCCCCAGCGCGCAAGCCGCCCGCGAAGAAGGCGGCGTCCGCGGCCAAGCGCGGCCCCGTCAGGAAGGTGGCGCCGAAGCCCGCGCCGTCCCCCACCGGGGGAGTGCTGCGGCTGGTGCGCGCCTTCTGGCTCGGCATCGCGCACGCGGTCGGCGCGATCTTCCGCGGCATCGGCCAGGGCGCGAAGAACCTCGACCCGGCCCACCGCAAGGACGGCCTCGCCCTGCTGCTGCTCGCCCTCGCGCTGATCGTCGCCGCCGGTACCTGGTCGAACCTGAGCGGGCCCGTCGGGGATCTGGTGACCATGCTGGTCACCGGCGCCTTCGGGCGGCTCGACCTGCTCGTGCCGGTCCTGCTCGGTGTCATGGCGGTACGTTTCATCCGCCATCCCGAACAGGCCGACGCCAACGGCCGCATCGGCATCGGGCTCTCGGCGCTGGTCGTCGGAGTCCTGGGGCTCGTGCACATCGCCTGCGGAGCCCCCGGGCGCGACGAGGGCACCACCGCCATGCAGAACGCCGGCGGGCTGATCGGCTGGGGCGCCTCGAAGCCGCTGATCTTCACGATGGGCGCGCCGCTGGCCGTGCCGATGCTGGTGCTGCTCACCGTGTTCGGGCTGCTGGTGGTCACCGCCACCCCCGTCAACGCGATCCCGCAGCGGCTGCGGAGCGCGGGCATCCGCCTCGGGGTCATCGCTCCGAACGAACACGATGCCGAGTACGCCGAGCACGCGGAGTCCGGGGACTTCCCGGGCTCGGCCGCCGCGGACCGGCACGATGCCGAGCGCTGGCGGGCCCACGCCGGCGCCGCCGGGCCGGGCGACCCGGCGGACGCGGCCGAGGAGGAGGCGCTCGCCCGGCGGCGGCGCCCCCGCCGGGCCGCGGGCCGGCCGGCCATGGACCGCGGGATGGACGCCGTCGACGTGGCCGCGGCGGCCGCCGCCGCACTGGACGGGGTGGTGTACGGCGGCATGCCGCCCTCCCCGCTGGTCGCCGACCTCACGCAGGGCATCTCGGTGGAGCGCGAAGGCCGCGAAGGTCGCGAAGGTGCGGAGATCACCGCCCCGGTCCCGGCGGCCCGGGAGGAGGGGCCCGCCCGCGAGGAGAAGCCCGCGGCGGCGGCGTCCGAGGGCGCGGCCCCGCCGCACGACACCACCGCGGCGGCCTCCGGGACGCTGTCCGTACCCGACCTGACCAAGGCCCCGCCCGAGACCCAGGCGCTGCCGCCCCGCGCCGAGCAGCTCCAGCTGCGCGGGGACATCACGTACTCCCTGCCCTCGCTGGACCTGCTGGAGAAGGGCGGGCCGGGCAAGACCCGCAGCGCCGCGAACGACGCGGTCGTGGCCTCGCTGACGAACGTGTTCATGGAGTTCAAGGTCGACGCGAAGGTCACCGGTTTCACCCGGGGCCCGACGGTGACCCGCTACGAGGTGGAGCTGGGTCCGGCCGTGAAGGTCGAGCGGATCACGGCACTGGCGAAGAACATCGCCTACGCCGTGGCCTCGCCCGACGTCCGCATCATCAGCCCGATCCCGGGCAAGTCGGCGGTCGGCATCGAGATCCCGAACACCGACCGCGAGATGGTCAACCTGGGGGACGTGCTGCGGCTGGCGGACGCCGCCGAGGACGACCACCCGATGCTGGTGGCGCTCGGCAAGGACGTCGAGGGCGGCTACGTCATGGCCAACCTGGCGAAGATGCCGCACGTGCTGGTCGCCGGAGCCACTGGTTCCGGCAAGTCCTCCTGCATCAACTGCCTGATCACCTCGGTGATGGTGCGGGCCACCCCGGAGGACGTCCGGATGGTGCTCGTGGACCCCAAGCGGGTGGAGCTGACGGCGTACGAGGGCATCCCGCACCTGATCACGCCGATCATCACCAACCCGAAGCGGGCCGCCGAGGCGCTCCAGTGGGTCGTGCGCGAGATGGACCTGCGCTACGACGACCTGGCGGCCTTCGGGTACCGGCACATCGACGACTTCAACAAGGCGATCCGCGACGGCAAGATCAAACTGCCGCCGGGCAGCGAGCGGGAGCTCAGCCCCTACCCGTACCTGCTGGTGATCGTCGACGAGCTCGCCGACCTGATGATGGTGGCCCCGCGCGACGTGGAGGACTCGATCGTCCGCATCACGCAGCTGGCCCGCGCGGCCGGCATCCACCTGGTGCTCGCCACCCAGCGGCCCTCGGTGGACGTGGTGACCGGTCTGATCAAGGCGAACGTGCCCTCGCGGCTCGCTTTCGCCACCTCCTCGCTCGCCGACAGCCGGGTCATCCTGGACCAGCCGGGCGCGGAGAAGCTGATCGGCAAGGGCGACGGGCTGTTCCTGCCGATGGGCGCGAACAAGCCGGTGCGGCTCCAGGGCGCCTTCGTCACCGAGGACGAGATCGCCGGGATCGTGCAGCACTGCAAGGACCAGATGGCGCCCGTCTTCCGCAACGACGTCACGGTCGGGCAGAAGCAGAAGAAGGAGATCGACGAGGAGATCGGCGACGACCTGGACCTGCTGTGCCAGGCGGCCGAGCTGGTGGTCTCCACGCAGTTCGGGTCGACCTCGATGCTCCAGCGCAAGCTGCGGGTCGGGTTCGCGAAGGCCGGGCGGCTGATGGACCTGATGGAGTCGCGGGGGATCGTCGGACCGAGCGAGGGATCGAAGGCGCGCGACGTGCTGCTGAAGGCCGACGAGCTGGACGGCGTGCTCGCGGTGATCCGCGGGGAGACTCCCGAGTAA